Proteins found in one Desulfovibrio sp. genomic segment:
- the dcuS gene encoding DcuS/MalK family sensor histidine kinase: MLHAIRNSSLFVKLVVMVSLALCPPMLLGHLAGSYFISKYGYEDAENTVSSVAQLAAESPLVVEAMRTRQPEAYRQMTAFLETLTRASDVKFIVLIDMQGIRLFHPDSAKIGQHFMGGDEGKALEGQSYLSSARGTFGFSLRAFRPIFDAQGNQLGAASAGILSSDIEAGVARLTGPLGWLLALSLVIGIVLAVLLSRTIKKILFGLEPHQIARLLEERNAILRTTREGIIAVNRDGTLVLVNEMAEKILRSAGVFGPLEGQPVQSAIPGTRLDAVVREGKPEYDQEQNINNSVVLTNRVPILVQGEIIGAVATFRDMTDVRAQAERLTGLSNYVEALRSRSHEYLNKLHVISGLLRNGRHAELDAYLEQIIGSKKLETSAIAALVKDPIVAGFLESKYSRAHEMGVTLVIEGRGVIPPLSPKGSHALVTVVGNLIDNAFEATIYAVEKRITLTIKNIPAQTGGADELVISVSDTGRGISDEHLEKIFTKGFSTKGSNRGIGLYMLLLTLEEMDGSVEIDAKPGHGTVFTVRVPVAALAQGEQE; encoded by the coding sequence ATGCTGCACGCCATCAGAAATTCCAGCCTGTTCGTCAAGCTTGTGGTCATGGTCAGCCTTGCGCTCTGCCCGCCCATGCTGCTCGGGCACCTGGCTGGCTCCTACTTTATCAGCAAGTACGGCTACGAAGATGCGGAAAACACCGTTTCGAGCGTGGCGCAGCTTGCGGCGGAATCGCCACTGGTGGTGGAGGCCATGCGCACCCGCCAGCCCGAGGCGTACAGGCAGATGACCGCCTTTCTTGAAACGCTCACCCGGGCTTCGGACGTAAAATTTATCGTGCTGATTGATATGCAGGGTATTCGCCTTTTTCACCCCGACTCTGCAAAAATCGGTCAGCACTTCATGGGCGGTGACGAAGGCAAGGCCCTTGAAGGGCAGTCCTACCTTTCATCGGCGCGCGGCACATTCGGATTTTCGCTGCGGGCGTTCCGGCCCATTTTTGACGCGCAGGGCAATCAGCTGGGCGCGGCTTCCGCAGGGATTTTGTCCAGCGATATCGAGGCTGGCGTGGCGCGCCTGACCGGGCCTCTGGGCTGGCTGCTGGCACTCTCGCTGGTTATCGGCATCGTGCTGGCGGTGCTGCTTTCGCGCACCATCAAAAAAATTCTTTTCGGGCTGGAACCGCACCAGATCGCCCGGCTGCTTGAAGAACGCAACGCCATACTGCGCACCACCCGCGAGGGCATTATAGCCGTGAACAGAGACGGCACTCTGGTGCTCGTCAACGAAATGGCCGAAAAAATCCTGCGCTCGGCGGGCGTTTTCGGCCCGCTGGAGGGCCAGCCAGTGCAGAGCGCCATCCCCGGCACCCGTCTAGATGCCGTGGTCAGGGAGGGCAAGCCGGAATACGACCAGGAGCAAAATATCAACAACAGCGTGGTGCTGACCAACCGCGTGCCCATTCTGGTGCAGGGAGAAATAATCGGCGCAGTGGCTACCTTCCGCGACATGACGGACGTGCGCGCCCAGGCCGAGCGCCTTACCGGCCTCAGCAATTATGTTGAAGCGCTGCGCTCGCGCTCGCACGAATACCTCAACAAGCTGCACGTCATTTCCGGCCTGCTGCGCAATGGCCGCCACGCGGAGCTTGATGCCTACCTCGAGCAGATCATAGGCAGCAAAAAACTGGAAACCTCCGCCATTGCCGCCTTGGTCAAGGATCCCATTGTTGCGGGCTTTCTGGAGAGCAAATACAGCCGCGCCCATGAAATGGGCGTGACGCTGGTGATTGAGGGGCGCGGCGTGATCCCCCCGCTTTCGCCCAAGGGATCGCACGCCTTGGTCACAGTGGTGGGCAACCTCATTGACAATGCCTTTGAAGCCACCATCTACGCTGTAGAAAAAAGGATCACCCTGACTATCAAAAATATCCCGGCTCAAACGGGCGGGGCTGACGAGCTTGTTATCAGCGTGTCCGACACCGGACGCGGCATTTCCGATGAACATCTGGAAAAAATCTTCACCAAGGGCTTTTCCACCAAGGGGTCAAACAGGGGCATCGGGCTTTACATGCTGCTGCTTACGCTGGAAGAAATGGACGGCTCTGTGGAAATCGACGCAAAACCGGGGCACGGCACGGTCTTTACCGTGCGTGTTCCTGTGGCTGCGCTGGCGCAAGGAGAACAGGAATGA
- a CDS encoding response regulator, whose product MIRVLIVEDDPMVADLAAMYLEGIEGFCLEGRASSGEAALELLRAGEIDLVLLDMFMPGMTGMELLRIIKTSFFNTDVIMITAAQNSDDILNALRMGVADYIVKPFTVERFRTALEQLREKRQLLTSPEVPITQEMLDKRIFIKKSGQPPADTPKGIDATTLQNIIQVLQGCSGPFSLKDIEPLTGISRISLKKYFDYLAAADRLGSEKDYGGHGRPVTRYHWKG is encoded by the coding sequence ATGATCCGCGTGCTCATCGTTGAAGACGACCCCATGGTGGCAGATTTGGCGGCAATGTATCTTGAGGGAATAGAGGGCTTTTGCCTTGAAGGCAGGGCCAGCTCTGGCGAGGCCGCGCTGGAACTGCTGCGCGCTGGAGAGATTGATCTGGTGCTGCTCGACATGTTCATGCCCGGCATGACCGGTATGGAACTGTTGCGCATCATCAAGACCAGTTTTTTCAATACAGACGTCATCATGATAACCGCCGCGCAGAACAGCGACGACATTCTCAATGCCCTGCGCATGGGCGTTGCAGATTACATCGTCAAGCCCTTCACGGTTGAGAGGTTCCGCACCGCCCTTGAGCAACTGCGCGAAAAACGCCAGCTACTCACATCGCCCGAGGTGCCCATCACACAAGAGATGCTGGACAAGCGCATCTTTATTAAAAAATCTGGCCAGCCTCCGGCAGATACTCCAAAGGGCATAGACGCCACCACCCTGCAAAACATCATACAGGTGCTGCAAGGCTGTTCCGGCCCGTTCAGCCTCAAGGATATTGAGCCGCTGACGGGCATTTCGCGCATATCGTTGAAAAAATATTTCGACTACCTTGCGGCGGCAGACCGCCTGGGCAGTGAAAAAGACTACGGCGGTCACGGCAGGCCCGTGACCAGATATCACTGGAAAGGCTGA
- a CDS encoding sulfite exporter TauE/SafE family protein has product MLAALAVSSLLVGALIGATGVGGVLLIPAIMFFGGLGTHEAMATALFSFLFAGIVATASYQRYGTIDWRVTLPVVAGSFLSGYAGAYVGAYVPARGLNILLACLIIFSSLYSMLPVRKGTGMAQRLSPRGNTALLFGIGIFTGFLCGMTGAGGGIISVPVMLLFSYAPLQCIATSQVLQMVISVSGSASNMSNGFISYSTVWWVTACELVGIAVGAHIAHRVPVSLLKRMVSGLCMAIGLFIAWRALG; this is encoded by the coding sequence ATGCTTGCGGCGCTTGCGGTTTCGTCATTGCTGGTGGGCGCGCTTATTGGCGCAACAGGGGTGGGCGGCGTGCTGCTGATCCCGGCCATCATGTTTTTCGGCGGGCTTGGCACGCATGAGGCCATGGCAACGGCACTGTTCAGCTTTCTGTTTGCGGGCATTGTGGCAACGGCGAGCTATCAGCGCTACGGCACCATTGACTGGCGGGTTACCCTGCCCGTAGTGGCGGGCAGCTTTTTGTCGGGTTATGCGGGGGCGTATGTGGGGGCGTATGTTCCGGCGCGCGGGCTTAATATTTTGTTGGCCTGCCTGATAATCTTTTCCAGCCTGTATTCCATGCTTCCTGTGCGCAAGGGCACGGGTATGGCACAGCGGCTCAGCCCCAGGGGCAATACGGCGCTGCTCTTTGGCATTGGCATTTTTACGGGTTTTTTGTGCGGCATGACGGGGGCTGGCGGGGGCATCATTTCCGTGCCGGTCATGCTGCTGTTCAGCTACGCGCCCTTGCAGTGCATTGCCACAAGCCAGGTTTTGCAGATGGTAATTTCTGTTTCCGGCTCTGCAAGCAACATGAGCAACGGCTTCATTTCCTATTCCACGGTCTGGTGGGTCACGGCCTGCGAGCTTGTGGGCATAGCCGTGGGCGCGCACATTGCCCACCGTGTGCCAGTGAGCCTGCTCAAGCGCATGGTCAGCGGGCTTTGCATGGCCATAGGTCTGTTCATCGCATGGCGGGCGCTTGGTTAG
- a CDS encoding amidohydrolase family protein, whose product MNTIDFRFRPNTPEIINGIKNSSMFKAACKAIGFDARKSQPLEEIVADLDRLGVDLGVITGRDCETTYGFPANNGSVLEFCRAYPNKFVGFWGIDPHKKMAAVREIEQVVAEYGMKGIAIDPYLAHIPASEARFYPLYSKCCELNIPVFITMAPPPQVPGAILEYADPRDVDKVARDFPELTLIMSHGAYPYVNEAVYTCLRNANVYMDISEYERAPMVDVYVRAMNDLIPDKVLFASAHPFVELADALDAYTHFDLTEETRRKVMYENARRVLGLDRA is encoded by the coding sequence ATGAATACCATTGATTTTCGTTTTCGTCCCAATACGCCGGAGATCATCAACGGCATCAAGAACAGCTCCATGTTCAAGGCTGCCTGCAAGGCCATTGGTTTTGATGCCCGCAAGTCGCAGCCTCTTGAAGAAATTGTGGCCGACCTTGATCGGCTTGGCGTAGACCTTGGCGTCATCACAGGCCGCGACTGCGAAACGACCTACGGTTTCCCGGCCAATAACGGCAGTGTGCTTGAATTCTGCCGGGCCTATCCCAACAAGTTTGTGGGCTTCTGGGGCATTGACCCGCACAAGAAAATGGCGGCGGTGCGCGAGATTGAACAGGTTGTGGCTGAATACGGCATGAAGGGTATTGCCATCGACCCTTATCTTGCCCATATCCCTGCCTCTGAAGCCAGGTTCTACCCCCTGTACTCAAAGTGCTGCGAGCTGAACATCCCCGTGTTCATCACCATGGCCCCGCCGCCGCAGGTGCCCGGGGCCATTCTGGAATACGCCGACCCCCGCGATGTGGACAAGGTTGCCCGCGACTTCCCCGAGCTTACGCTCATCATGAGCCACGGCGCATATCCCTACGTGAACGAGGCCGTGTACACCTGCCTTCGCAATGCCAACGTGTACATGGATATTTCGGAATACGAGCGCGCCCCCATGGTTGACGTGTACGTGCGCGCCATGAACGACCTCATTCCCGACAAGGTGCTTTTTGCCAGCGCCCATCCCTTTGTGGAGCTTGCTGACGCCCTTGATGCCTATACCCACTTTGACCTCACTGAAGAAACCCGGCGCAAAGTCATGTATGAAAATGCCCGCCGTGTGCTGGGGCTGGATCGGGCGTAA
- a CDS encoding TRAP transporter large permease subunit, translating into MNATEAKNSPLRWLNQNFESIFMVAGLISIILFITWQVIYRYIITQFIERAGAAVWTEELSRYIFIWISYLAVSVAIRKRSSIRVDMLYDHLPPRWQRISWITVETLFLCLTATIAWFGWGQIERLLTFPQYTTALGMPYLVPYLILPLGFGLMCLRLLQSLYGQVKECGALDTLIGLALTALVASPCFIFDYIEPLTALFGYFVVLCAIGVPIAISLGLSTLATIISADTLPIEYMAQVSFTSIDSFPIMAIPFFIAAGVFMGAGGLSRRLLSLADEIVGGLYGGMGLTAIVTCMFFGAISGSGPATVAAIGALTIPAMIERGYDKYFSAALVAAAGCVGVMIPPSNPFVVYGVSAQVSIGDLFMSGIVPGIMTGFVLMGYCYFYSRKQGWRGENKVRNLHTLGKASWEAKWALMVPVIVLGGIYGGVMTPTEAAAIAAFYGMIVGLFLYREMDIKTFFASCVESCETSAIIIVLMAMATLFGNIMTIEDVPGTIARAILGFTNSKIVILLLINVLLLIVGTFMEALAAIVILTPILLPVVTGVGVSPLHFGVIIVVNLAIGFITPPVGVNLFVASGVAKAKLEKIAGMALPMIGLMVIVLLICTYIPEVPLCLVGGK; encoded by the coding sequence ATGAACGCCACAGAAGCAAAAAACAGTCCTCTGCGCTGGCTGAACCAGAATTTTGAAAGCATTTTCATGGTCGCTGGCCTGATCAGCATTATTTTATTCATTACCTGGCAGGTTATTTACCGCTACATCATTACCCAGTTCATTGAACGTGCCGGTGCGGCTGTATGGACTGAAGAGCTTTCGCGGTATATTTTTATCTGGATTTCCTATCTGGCCGTTTCTGTGGCTATCAGAAAGCGCTCGTCCATTCGCGTGGACATGCTGTATGACCACCTGCCTCCCCGCTGGCAGCGCATTAGTTGGATAACGGTTGAAACGCTGTTTTTATGCCTTACAGCCACCATTGCATGGTTCGGCTGGGGGCAGATAGAACGGTTGCTGACATTTCCCCAGTACACAACAGCTCTGGGCATGCCCTATCTTGTGCCGTACCTCATTCTGCCGCTGGGCTTCGGCCTCATGTGTCTGCGGCTTTTGCAGTCGCTCTACGGCCAGGTGAAGGAGTGCGGCGCGCTTGATACACTCATTGGTCTGGCCCTGACAGCGCTCGTTGCTTCTCCCTGTTTTATCTTTGATTATATTGAGCCTCTGACGGCACTTTTTGGATACTTTGTGGTTTTGTGCGCCATTGGCGTGCCCATTGCCATTTCGCTGGGGCTTTCCACCCTCGCCACCATCATAAGCGCAGACACCCTGCCTATTGAGTACATGGCCCAGGTGTCGTTTACGTCCATCGACAGCTTCCCCATCATGGCCATCCCATTCTTTATCGCTGCAGGCGTATTCATGGGCGCTGGCGGCCTTTCGCGGCGTCTGCTCAGCCTTGCGGACGAGATAGTGGGCGGTCTGTATGGCGGCATGGGCCTTACGGCCATTGTGACCTGCATGTTCTTTGGGGCCATCAGCGGTTCCGGCCCGGCCACGGTGGCGGCCATTGGCGCGTTGACCATCCCTGCCATGATTGAACGTGGGTACGACAAGTATTTTTCTGCCGCCCTGGTGGCTGCTGCTGGCTGCGTGGGCGTGATGATTCCGCCAAGCAACCCCTTTGTGGTCTACGGCGTATCCGCCCAGGTTTCCATCGGCGATCTGTTCATGAGCGGCATCGTGCCGGGTATCATGACGGGCTTTGTGCTCATGGGCTATTGCTACTTCTATTCACGCAAGCAGGGCTGGCGCGGCGAAAACAAGGTGCGCAACCTGCACACCCTGGGCAAGGCCTCCTGGGAAGCAAAATGGGCGCTCATGGTGCCTGTAATCGTGCTTGGCGGCATTTACGGCGGCGTCATGACGCCCACCGAGGCCGCAGCCATCGCCGCTTTTTACGGAATGATCGTGGGGCTTTTTCTCTACCGTGAAATGGATATCAAGACGTTTTTCGCCTCATGCGTTGAATCGTGCGAAACTTCGGCCATTATCATTGTACTTATGGCGATGGCCACGCTTTTTGGCAACATCATGACCATTGAGGATGTGCCCGGCACCATTGCCCGCGCCATCCTGGGCTTCACAAACAGCAAGATCGTCATCCTGCTGCTTATCAATGTCCTTCTGCTTATTGTGGGCACCTTCATGGAGGCTCTGGCCGCCATTGTCATCCTCACGCCCATACTGTTGCCTGTTGTCACTGGTGTTGGCGTGTCGCCCCTGCATTTCGGCGTCATCATCGTCGTAAACCTTGCCATTGGCTTCATCACACCGCCAGTGGGCGTCAATCTGTTTGTTGCCAGCGGCGTTGCCAAGGCCAAACTGGAAAAGATAGCAGGGATGGCCCTGCCCATGATTGGCCTCATGGTGATCGTGCTGCTCATCTGCACCTATATTCCCGAAGTGCCCCTTTGCCTTGTAGGCGGCAAATAA
- a CDS encoding TRAP transporter substrate-binding protein — protein sequence MRKLFFATALAATACLGMSLFSQDAFAEKPLTLRLGHPMAPGNNVTVGYEKFKELVEQKSNKKIRIQIFGNCQLGSDRVTTEAAQAGTLDMSSSSSPNLASFSKAFMAIDLPYVTDPQNQDKLYKALDEGDLGKALDKVAGGIGLKTIMFSEYGYRNFVSAKKPLNSVQDLMNLKVRTTDSPVEVAVATELGMNPAPVAWGETYTALQQGTVDAEGNTFSLLNDAKHTEVLKYAMDSQHNYSMHVLLMNKKKWDSLTSEQQKIIAEAAHEALVWQRAETVKLEKLAWQAFRDRGITIHMLTPEQRGELKKKTAPVREKFAKEIPAELLELIAATQK from the coding sequence ATGCGTAAACTATTTTTTGCAACCGCTCTTGCGGCTACAGCCTGCCTCGGCATGAGCCTTTTTTCGCAAGATGCCTTTGCTGAAAAGCCGCTGACCCTGAGGCTTGGGCACCCCATGGCTCCGGGCAATAATGTGACCGTAGGGTACGAAAAGTTTAAGGAACTTGTTGAGCAGAAAAGCAACAAAAAAATCCGCATCCAGATTTTCGGCAACTGCCAGCTTGGCAGCGACCGCGTGACCACAGAAGCCGCTCAGGCTGGCACGCTTGATATGTCTTCAAGCTCTTCGCCCAACCTTGCCAGTTTTTCCAAGGCCTTTATGGCCATTGATCTGCCCTATGTGACTGACCCCCAAAATCAGGACAAGCTCTACAAGGCCCTGGACGAAGGCGATCTTGGCAAGGCTCTGGACAAGGTTGCAGGCGGTATCGGCCTCAAGACCATCATGTTCAGCGAATACGGCTACCGCAACTTTGTTTCCGCCAAAAAGCCCCTGAACAGCGTGCAGGATCTCATGAACCTCAAGGTGCGCACCACGGATTCCCCCGTGGAAGTGGCCGTGGCCACCGAACTGGGCATGAACCCCGCCCCTGTGGCCTGGGGTGAAACCTACACTGCGCTCCAGCAGGGCACTGTTGACGCCGAGGGCAACACTTTCTCCCTTCTCAACGATGCCAAGCACACTGAAGTGCTCAAGTACGCCATGGATTCTCAGCACAACTACTCCATGCATGTGCTGTTGATGAACAAAAAGAAGTGGGACAGCCTCACCTCCGAACAGCAGAAGATCATCGCCGAAGCGGCTCACGAAGCTCTGGTATGGCAGCGCGCAGAGACCGTGAAGCTTGAAAAGCTGGCCTGGCAGGCCTTCCGCGACCGGGGCATCACCATCCACATGCTCACTCCCGAGCAACGTGGCGAACTGAAAAAGAAGACCGCTCCTGTGCGCGAAAAGTTTGCCAAGGAAATTCCTGCTGAGTTGCTGGAACTGATCGCCGCAACGCAAAAGTAG
- a CDS encoding glycyl radical protein — protein sequence MSTTTCECRSPQEQRLYDKIEGREDKFRKTHTRVFKLLERFEGQKPRIDIERALYFTQSMQETDGQPLVLRWAKALMHIAKNMTVYVQDDQLLLGRAGCDGRYGILYPELDGDFLDIAVRDLPTRKTSPATITPEDAKRVIEEIAPYWKGKTYHEALNAALPAEIHKLTYDDPMGLISRFIVNETSSFRSSIQWVHDYEKILKRGFNSIKKEAQDKLDALDPLSCKDACEKRPFLEAIVIVCDAIVLWAKRHAVLAREMAAKESDPTRKAELLRMADNADHVPGEPARDFWEACQSQWFTQMFSRIEQKTGTTISNGRMDQYFFPFYAKDRAEGKITDAQATELLECMWVGMAEFIDMYISPTGGAFNEGYAHWEAVTVGGQTTDGRDASNALTYLILKSKREFPLHYPDLAARIHSRAPERYLWDVAETIKYGSGFPKLINDEEIVPLYVSKGATFEEALDYAVSGCTEARMPNRDTYTSGGAYINFAAAVEMVLRNGRMKKYGDQLLGVETGDPRNFKTWDEFWNAYVQQHLLFLKAAFTQQYIINKLRAQHFAQPMGSAMHDLCMKHCIDLHQEQIPEGINLGYFEYMGLGTVVDSLAAVKKLVFEEKKLSMDKLLAAIDANFEGYDDVRAMLRSAPCYGNNDEYADAIGREIDKISVEYGGKYSMKELGIHNDVRYVPFTSHVPFGKVVSATPNGRTDGFPLSDGSSASHGADVNGPTAVLLSNYQTKNMGMRDRAARMLNIKFTPKCVEGEQGTEKLVSFIRTFCDLKLWHVQFNVVNKQTLVAAQKDPQKYRNLIVRIAGYSAYFVDLSPDLQNDLIARTEHDVM from the coding sequence ATGAGCACCACCACTTGCGAATGCCGGTCCCCCCAGGAACAGCGTTTGTACGACAAGATCGAGGGCAGGGAAGACAAGTTCCGCAAAACCCACACCCGCGTTTTCAAGCTGCTGGAGCGCTTTGAGGGCCAGAAGCCGCGCATCGACATTGAACGCGCACTGTACTTCACCCAGTCCATGCAGGAAACAGACGGTCAGCCTTTGGTGCTGCGCTGGGCAAAGGCCCTCATGCACATTGCGAAAAACATGACCGTCTACGTGCAGGACGATCAGCTGCTGCTTGGCCGCGCCGGTTGCGATGGCCGTTACGGCATCCTGTATCCCGAACTGGACGGCGACTTTCTGGACATCGCCGTGCGTGATCTGCCTACCCGCAAGACCTCGCCCGCCACGATCACGCCTGAAGACGCCAAGCGCGTTATTGAAGAAATTGCGCCGTACTGGAAGGGCAAGACCTACCATGAGGCCCTTAACGCAGCCCTGCCAGCCGAGATCCACAAACTGACCTATGACGACCCCATGGGGCTTATCTCGCGCTTTATCGTCAACGAGACTTCGTCCTTCCGTTCGTCCATCCAGTGGGTGCACGACTATGAAAAGATTCTGAAGCGCGGCTTTAACAGCATCAAGAAGGAAGCCCAGGACAAGCTGGACGCCCTTGATCCCCTGAGCTGCAAGGACGCCTGCGAAAAACGCCCCTTCCTTGAAGCCATCGTCATCGTGTGCGACGCCATCGTGCTGTGGGCCAAGCGCCACGCCGTGCTTGCCCGCGAAATGGCCGCCAAGGAATCCGACCCCACCCGCAAGGCCGAACTGCTGCGCATGGCCGACAATGCCGACCACGTGCCCGGCGAACCCGCCCGCGACTTCTGGGAAGCCTGCCAGAGCCAGTGGTTCACCCAGATGTTCTCGCGCATTGAACAGAAGACCGGCACCACGATCTCCAATGGTCGCATGGACCAGTACTTCTTCCCCTTCTACGCAAAAGACCGCGCCGAAGGCAAAATCACTGATGCCCAGGCCACGGAACTGCTGGAATGCATGTGGGTGGGCATGGCCGAGTTCATCGACATGTACATTTCGCCCACCGGCGGCGCTTTCAACGAAGGTTACGCCCACTGGGAAGCCGTGACTGTTGGCGGCCAGACCACCGACGGCCGCGATGCCAGCAACGCGCTGACCTACCTGATCCTCAAGTCCAAGCGCGAGTTCCCGCTGCACTACCCCGACCTCGCGGCCCGCATCCACTCCCGCGCGCCCGAACGTTACCTGTGGGACGTGGCCGAAACCATCAAGTACGGCTCCGGTTTCCCCAAGCTCATCAATGACGAGGAAATCGTGCCCCTCTACGTTTCCAAGGGCGCGACCTTCGAGGAAGCCCTGGACTACGCGGTTTCCGGCTGCACCGAAGCCCGCATGCCCAACCGCGACACATATACATCGGGCGGCGCGTACATCAACTTTGCCGCTGCCGTGGAAATGGTGCTGCGCAATGGCCGCATGAAGAAATACGGCGACCAGCTTCTGGGCGTTGAAACTGGCGACCCGCGCAACTTCAAGACCTGGGATGAATTCTGGAATGCCTACGTACAGCAGCACCTGCTGTTCCTCAAGGCAGCCTTTACCCAGCAGTACATCATCAACAAACTGCGCGCCCAGCACTTTGCCCAGCCCATGGGTTCAGCCATGCACGACCTGTGCATGAAGCACTGCATCGACCTGCATCAGGAACAGATCCCTGAAGGCATCAACCTGGGCTACTTTGAGTACATGGGCCTTGGCACGGTTGTGGACTCTCTCGCCGCCGTGAAAAAGCTGGTGTTTGAAGAAAAGAAACTGAGCATGGACAAGCTGCTGGCCGCCATTGACGCCAATTTTGAGGGCTACGATGATGTGCGTGCCATGCTGCGTTCCGCCCCCTGCTACGGCAACAACGACGAATACGCCGACGCCATTGGCCGCGAAATCGACAAAATTTCCGTGGAATACGGCGGCAAGTACTCCATGAAGGAACTGGGCATACACAACGATGTGCGCTACGTGCCCTTCACCTCGCACGTGCCCTTCGGCAAGGTGGTTTCCGCCACGCCCAATGGCCGTACGGACGGCTTCCCGCTTTCCGACGGCTCTTCGGCCTCGCACGGCGCGGACGTCAACGGCCCCACCGCCGTACTGCTCTCCAACTACCAGACCAAGAACATGGGCATGCGCGACCGCGCCGCCCGCATGCTGAACATCAAGTTCACGCCCAAGTGCGTGGAAGGCGAACAGGGTACCGAAAAGCTGGTGTCCTTTATCCGCACCTTCTGCGACCTCAAGCTCTGGCATGTGCAGTTCAACGTGGTGAACAAGCAGACTCTGGTGGCCGCGCAGAAAGACCCGCAGAAGTACCGCAACCTCATTGTGCGCATTGCAGGCTACAGCGCCTACTTTGTGGACCTGTCGCCCGACCTGCAGAACGACCTGATTGCCCGTACTGAACACGACGTGATGTAA
- a CDS encoding glycyl-radical enzyme activating protein, whose amino-acid sequence MCLEDSQQRGMVFNIQKYSVHDGPGIRTIVFLKGCALSCRWCSNPESQKREPELAFNAGRCLGVSKCGHCIVACPHGSITLGDDDKLNIDRSRCAACDLPCAAACPAQGLLVYGKERTVDDVLNVVEQDMAFYARSGGGLTLSGGEPLLQGEFAVALLREARTRRIKTAVETCGMVSPDTIREAAPYLNYVLFDIKHMDSAVHEEQTGLPNKRILENFRILAEEFPDLPILARTPIIPGFNDSEEAIATIAGFLKPFERVEYEMLPYHRLGTQKYQFLDRPAPMGDVKLETEHMNRLQAVAQAILGNRLRVPH is encoded by the coding sequence ATGTGCCTGGAAGACAGCCAACAGCGGGGCATGGTTTTTAACATACAGAAATATTCGGTTCATGACGGCCCCGGCATAAGAACCATTGTCTTTCTCAAGGGCTGCGCCCTTTCCTGCCGCTGGTGCAGCAACCCCGAATCGCAAAAACGCGAACCGGAGCTGGCATTCAATGCCGGGCGCTGCCTGGGCGTTTCCAAGTGCGGACACTGTATTGTGGCCTGTCCGCACGGCTCCATCACCTTGGGTGATGACGACAAGCTGAACATAGACCGCAGCCGTTGCGCCGCGTGTGATTTGCCCTGCGCCGCTGCCTGCCCGGCTCAGGGTTTGCTGGTTTATGGCAAAGAGCGTACAGTGGATGATGTGCTGAATGTAGTAGAACAGGATATGGCTTTCTATGCCCGCTCTGGCGGTGGCCTGACCCTTTCGGGCGGCGAACCCCTGTTGCAGGGTGAATTTGCCGTGGCTTTGCTCCGCGAGGCCCGCACCCGGCGCATCAAGACCGCGGTTGAAACCTGCGGTATGGTCTCGCCCGATACCATCCGCGAGGCCGCGCCATATCTCAATTACGTGCTGTTCGATATCAAGCATATGGACAGCGCCGTGCACGAGGAGCAGACAGGCCTGCCCAACAAGCGTATCCTCGAAAATTTTCGCATTCTGGCAGAAGAATTTCCCGATCTGCCCATACTGGCACGCACACCGATCATTCCCGGCTTTAACGACAGCGAAGAAGCCATTGCCACCATTGCCGGATTCCTCAAGCCTTTTGAGCGGGTGGAATACGAAATGCTGCCCTACCACCGCCTTGGTACGCAGAAATACCAGTTTCTCGACAGACCCGCGCCCATGGGTGACGTAAAGCTGGAAACAGAGCACATGAACAGGCTTCAGGCTGTGGCGCAGGCCATCTTGGGCAATCGACTCCGCGTACCGCACTGA